AGGGCCTCGAGGATCCTTTGGGCCCGGAGCCTTTTCGCTCCTTTTCCCTCCTTCGGACACACCACGCCCCCCACTCTACAATGGGAAGGTGGAAAGGCCCAAGCTCGGCCTCATCGTCCGGGAGCCCTACGCCAGCCTCATCGTGGACGGAAAGAAGACCTGGGAGATCCGCAAGCGCTACGCCCGCCACCGAGGGCCCTTAGGCATCGTCACCGGGGGGTGGCTCATCGGCCAGGCGGACCTCGTGGGGGTGGAAGGCCCCTTCCGCGTGGAGGAGCTCCTCGCCCACCGGGACAAGCACCTAGCCGAGGAGTCCTTCCTCAGGGCCTACGCCGGGGAGGACCCCCTCTACGCCTGGGTGCTGGAGAACGCCTTCCGCTACGAAAAACCCCTTCTCGTCCCCCGAAAGGCGGGCCGGGTCATGTTCGTGGACCTCTCCG
This genomic stretch from Thermus filiformis harbors:
- a CDS encoding ASCH domain-containing protein; translation: MERPKLGLIVREPYASLIVDGKKTWEIRKRYARHRGPLGIVTGGWLIGQADLVGVEGPFRVEELLAHRDKHLAEESFLRAYAGEDPLYAWVLENAFRYEKPLLVPRKAGRVMFVDLSEVQG